GTGCCTTGTACAACAAGAGCTATTGAAGTTACTAATGTTTTTAGAAAAGACGAAAATAAAAATTCTAATTGTATTGAAGAACTTCTAGAATTAGGCCCATCTAGAGAAGATAAATATTATAAAGTACCGAAAATTATCAATGATTGATTTAATTGCTTCCTATAAATGTTTTATTAACTATCTTTAATAAGATTTTTTTTAATTTATAGCCTGGATACAAATTTATGATTTTTCTTATCTTTCCCCTCCTTTTGCTATGACTCCTTACACCTATTAATAAATCATAAATAAAGTTAAAAATGTCTTTTTTACTTTCAAAGATACCCACTCTTTGAGGTGAGCCTTTCATATCTAATAGTGGCTTAGTTTTTTCATAGGCTATTTTGTATTCAAACCATGGGATGGAAGGCCAAAGATGATGAATAAGATGGTAATTCTGGCCCATTATTAACAAATTCATAAATTTGCTTGGATAAACTCGTGAATTTAGCCATTTGTTTCTTGATCGAAAAGGTCTATGAGGGAGATAATCAAAAAATATTCCTAATGTAACTCCGACCATTAATGCTGGTCCAAACCATAGATTGTAGATTATATTCATAAAGTCAAACTTTATACCTGCAAGAATTATTGTTATAAAGATTGATCTTTCAATTCCCCATTGTAGTAATTCATATTTTCTCCAAAGTTTTCTTTGAAAGAAAAAAACTTCATGATAAAAAAATCTTGGTGCAATTAGCCAAATTGGACCAAAAGTACTGACAATATGATCTGGATCATTTTTGGGATGATTTACGTGAATATGATGTTGTAAATGTACTCTTGTAAAAACTGGAAAACTAAATCCTAATAGAATTGCTGAGCCATGACCCATTGCTTGGTTTATCCAAGGAACTGGATGAGCAGCTTTATGACATGCATCATGAATCACAGTACCTTCAATATGCAAAGATAAAAAAGCTGTGGCTACGAGTAAAGGAAGAGGCCAAACACCTCTATACCATTGCCATATGCTTAGAAAAGCGAGAAAATAACCCCCAAAAAAGAGTCCTAATGTTGGATTCCAAAAACTTGGCGGATCTACGTAATTTTTTATCTCCTTTTGCCAATTGAATGTTCTTGAAGAGTTAGTAATATTTGTTGTATTTTTATTGGTTGAGTTTGAAATAGTCTCTTATATTCTTTTAGTAATATAACTAATATTCTTAAATGATTGCATGTTCAAATCTAATAAGTTTTTTTAAAGAGATATTGAATTTAATTTTTATGTGTCAAATTAATCATCTTAAGTTAAAAATATTCTTAAAATAAACTTCTTTCAATTATTATTTTATTTGAGCGGTCGTGGCGGAATTGGTAGACGCGCGAGTTTTAGGTACTCGTATCTTCGGGTGTGGGAGTTCAAGTCTCCCCGACCGCATTTAAGGAAATTCTAATACGAAGTTTATTTCTCAATATTAAGTTCTTATAATTTAATAAACTAATTAATTAATGAATAGTTTGATAATTTATTTGGGATCTTTTTATATTTTAATTGGGACTTTTTTTTTGTTTATACCCTTAATATATCTTGAGCTCGGTAGACCAAAAGATTTAATAAAAGCTTTTTTGAATTTATTAATAGGTTTTATCTTGATAATTAAAAATAAAACCATAAACGAATCATATTTTGTAATTTTCCTTTTTTTAACAATACTAATTTTTTTATACGTAGTGGAGCTTTGTTTATCTAGATGGAATCAATTAACCGATAAAGAAAAAAATAAATTAACTACCTTTTTGGAACTCAGAAATAATCTTTCGAAATTATTAGAGGCTATTAATCTTGGAGTTGGGAATTTTACAAAAACCTTGAAAATCTTTAATTTTGATAGAAATAATCAAACTACAACCCCAAAAAAGTGGGTAAGAAATGATAAGAATGATAATATAAAAGTTTGAAACCAACTCTATTGGCTATTTTTTAAAAATGCCAAAAAACTACAGGTCAATTTAGAAAGAATATAATAAATTAGATTTTATTTAAACAATTCTATTGATCCCCAATATTTCTTATATCGTCGTATGAAATCTCAAAATAACAAAGAACAAAAATCAGACTTTTCTTACAAAGAAACTTTAAATTTAATTAAAACTGACTTCTCAATGCGTGCTAATTCAGTTGTAAGAGAACCTGAAATTCAGAATTTTTGGGCTAAAAATAATATTGATTTCGAATTGGGTTTAAATAACTCAGGAGAAACATTTACATTACATGATGGCCCGCCTTATGCAAATGGCGCGCTTCATATGGGTCATGCTCTAAACAAAGTTTTAAAAGACATTATAAATAAGTACAAAACGTTGAAAGGATTTAAAGTACATTATGTTCCTGGGTGGGACTGTCATGGATTACCTATTGAATTAAAAGTACTTCAGAATTTAAAATCTGATGAAAGAAAGAATCTAGATACCTTAAATCTAAGAAAAAAAGCAACAAATTATGCATATGTTCAAATTAATAGTCAAATGGAGGGGTTTAAAAGGTGGGGCATATGGGGAGATTGGAATAACCCCTACTTAACTCTTAAGAAAAGTTATGAATCTGCTCAGATAGGAGTATTTGGAAAAATGTTTTTAAATGGATATATATATAGGGGCCTTAAACCTGTACATTGGAGTCCAAGTTCTAGGACTGCACTAGCAGAAGCAGAATTAGAATATCCTGAAGAACATTATTCAAAAAGTATTTATGTTTCCTTTAAAATCACTAGATTATCTGAAGAAATTCTTTTGAAATTCTGTCAAGAAAATCCCAATATCAAAAAGGATCTTTTTCTCAGTAATTCTTTCATAACTATTTGGACCACCACACCCTGGACAATACCTGCAAATGAAGCAGTCGCTATAAATCCAAAAATTAACTACGTTTTTGCTATTGATGAAGAAAAAAGAATATATCTTTTTGCAAAAGAATTATATTCTGAAATTAGTAAGAAATTTAATAAAGATTTCAAGACACTTTTAGAGGTTAAAGGGTCTATCTTGGAAAATATTGAATATCAACATCCTACTCAGAAGAAAAATTGCAGAATTGTGATTGGTGGAGATTACATAACCACTGAATCTGGTACTGGAATTGTTCATACTGCTCCGGGACATGGTTTAGATGATTTTAGTGTAGGTCAAAAGTATGACTTACCTATAACTTGTGTTGTTGATGAAAAAGGTGATTTAAATGAATATTCAGGAAAATTCAAAGGATCAAATGTTCTTAAAGATTCAAATGATTTAATTATTGAATATTTAAAGGAACAAAATTTGCTTCTATTGCAAGAAAATTATAAGCATAGATATCCCTATGATTGGAGAACCAAAAAACCTACTATTTTTCGTGCAACAGAACAATGGTTTGCATCGGTAGATGGTTTCAGATCATCTGCATTAAAGGCAATAGAAGATGTTGAATGGATGCCAGCTACAGGAAAAAAAAGAATTTATTCTATGGTCGTTGGAAGAGGAGATTGGTGTATTTCTAGACAAAGGTCTTGGGGTGTTCCAATTCCAGTGTTCTATAAAAAAAATGGTAATGAAATTCTCCTAAACAGCGAGATAATTAATCATATTCAAAAACTTTTTAGTGAACACGGAGCAGATATTTGGTGGGACTGGGAAGTCAAGAACCTATTACCAGAAAATTATTTAAAAGAAGCTGATCTATGGGAAAAAGGAAAAGATACAATGGATGTTTGGTTCGATTCAGGATCTAGCTGGGCTGCAGTGTGTGAACAAAGAAGTGAGTTAAAGTATCCAGCCGATCTTTATTTGGAGGGCTCCGATCAACATCGAGGTTGGTTCCAATCCTCTTTGCTCACATCTGTTGCGGTTAATAACAAACCACCATATAAGAAAGTTTTAACTCATGGTTTTGCACTTGATGAAAATGGAAGAAAAATGAGCAAATCTTTAGGTAACGTTGTTGATCCTAATATAATTATTAATGGAGGTAATAATAAAAAAACTGAACCTGCCTATGGAGCTGATGTTCTTAGGCTATGGGTAAGTTCGGTAGATTATTCAGTAGATGTTCCAATTGGTTCAAATATACTTAAGCAGCTATCAGATGTTTATCGAAAAGTTCGTAATACAGCGAGATATCTTTTAGGGAATATTCATGATTATGATCCTAATCTTGATAGTTTTGAAATTGATCAATTACCGCTATTAGATCAATGGATGTTAGGCAGATTAGTCGAGGTTACAGATCAAATATCAAATGCTTATGAAAATTATGAATTTTCAAAATTTTTCCAAATTTTACAAAGTTTTTGTGTTGTAGATTTGTCAAATTTCTATTTAGATATTGCAAAGGATAGGTTGTATGTAAGTGCTAAGTCACAATTTAGGAGAAGATCATGTCAGTTTGTCATGTCTCTAGTTGTTGAAAATTTAGCTGTTCTTATTTCTCCAGTGCTTTGTCATATGGCTGAAGATATTTGGCAAAATATTCCATATTCAACTAATGAAAAATCAGTATTTCAAAGAGGATGGCCAATTTTTTCGCAGTCATGGAAAAATGAAAGCCTAAACAAACATATTGCAAATTTAAGAAATTTGAGAGTTGAAATTAATAAGGCGATAGAAGGATGTAGAAACAAACAAATAATTGGAGCAGCTTTAGAAACAGAAGTGAATTATTTACCCGAAGATAAAGTAGTAAAAGATTCTCTGACGTGGCTTAAAAAATTTGGTAATGAAGATGTAGATTTATTTAGGGATTGGCTGATAGTTTCAAATTTCCGAGTGGTATCAAATTTGGATGATAATTCTCTAATTATTGATAACAATGAACTTGGAAAAATTCAAATTCTTAAAGCTCATGGTCAAAAATGTGATAGATGTTGGCATTATCAAAAAGAAACTTTTGGTGGTATTCAAAATACAAAATTATGCAAAAGATGTTCAAACATTATTAATTTGGAATTTACTTAACTCCAGTTATTTTTATTTAAAAAGAAAATTGAGTTTTTATTTCTCGTATTAGAATTATATTTTGTTTATCTTAAAGGTGATTGATAAAGTCTGTATTTTGTAAGTTTATAATCAGATTCTTAAAATTTTATTCTAAATTCTTTTTAATTGGATGAGTGATAGACATACTGAAACCTTTGAAATTATTATTCTTTGTGATTTTTTAAGAATGTAACCTTCTACTTTAAGCACCATATTATGTAACTTGGAGCTTATTCTTTGTAGAAACTTAATTAAGTCAATTTCTTATATTCTCAGAGAAGCAAGCGTTTCTTCCATTTTTAGGTAATTTAATTATTGCCCATTGAATCAAGCCTAAAATATAAATTAACAATGAAAATAATCCTATAAATTTGGCAATTGGCTGAGTAAAGTTAGCACCAAAGAAAAAATTAAATAAACTTTTAATAATGATGTAGAAATTTGAAGAAGGCTGAAGCCAAGTATCACATGAAGCTGAATTAATAAAAGAAAAGCAGCTAAAGTTTTGTAAACTTTGAATTAAGAAATTAAGAGATATAAACGTTAGCGACCATCTCCAAACTTTTGTTGTTGTAATAAGTGAGTAAGAAAAATCATATTCTTTTAATTCATCATTAATATCATTCCAAAACCAAACTGAAATTGTCATTAATAAGGTTGAAATATTTATAATTACCAGAGAATAATTATACTTACCTATTAAAAGCAAAAGGCTTATAAAAAATAAAATGGATATTTTCCAATAAATAGATAGAAGCTTATTAACAGCTTGATTTCTTTTTTTGATTGACCAAAAGAATAATGTTATAGGGATACCAATGAGGAAAATTATTGAAAGTTGAAAAGATAGCCAAATAGAAAGTTGATTAAAAACGTTCAAAACTTTTTCTTTTTACATACATAATAATTAAACATCAAACTGTTACTTTTTAAATTAATATTGTCATAGTTATGAATATTATGAACCTTTATATTATTGCAGAGAAATAAATTAATAATTTTATGAGACAGCATGTTAATCCTCTTAGTAGAAATTTTGATGAAATTGAAAGAATCCCTCCTTTGATTGAAATGTTTGAAGATTCTAAATTGGATCTTCATTTGGATATAGGTTGCGCGGCTGGTGATTTCCTATTCGATTTAGCTTTAGTTAATACCAATTGGAATTATTTAGGAATTGAAATCCGTGAGAGATTAGTTAAAAATGCTAAATTAAAAGTCCTAGAAAGAGATATGAAAAATTTATATTTTATATTTGGTAATGCAAATAATATAATCAATGATTCGCAGTTTGAATTTATTATCAAAAACGTAAAAAGTATTTCCTTTAATTTTCCAGATCCATGGTTCAAGAAGAGACATTATAAAAGGCGTTTAATTCAGCCAGATTTTATTAGTATTCTCTCAAGCTCATTGCAAAAAGGATCCCTAATTTTTATAAAAACTGATGTAAAGGATTTATTCGATTATATGGACTTCACAATATCAAGTAATTTGAATTTTAAAAAAATAGATAAAAAAGATTTTATTTATTCAGAAGGTTTTAATCCTGATAAAGTCCACACTAATAGGGAAAAGTATGTAATTGTTAATCAACTTAATATCTTTGAGAGGATTTATATGAAAATCTGATTCATAATTAATTTACAATTTTATTAATTTCTAATATGAGCTTGCTTGTTATTTCGTTTGATAAAGCATGAACTTTCTGCAGATTCTTTGCCTCAACAAGTACTCGCATTAGAGGTTCTGTACCGCTAGGCCTTATATAAACTCTACAGTTTGCGGAATAAATTTCCTGAAATTTGCTTATGGTTTGATTAATTAAGCTTTTGGTTTTTGGGTTTATTTTATTTATATTAAAATCTAAATTAATATTTGTTAGTTTCTGAGGGAAAGGTTCGAAACTGCTTTTAAGCCAATCATTCAAAGTAATATTTTTCTTTTTGCAGTATTTAGAAATTTGAAGTGCAGTCAATATCCCATCTCCTGAAAAGTTATTAATTTTCGAAAGAATATGGCCTGACTGCTCACCTCCTAAAACAGCGCTTTTTGTCTTAATTGCGTCATGAACGTACTTATCTCCTACATCAGTTCTATATAAAATCCCGCCAATTTTGTTCCAGGCCTCTTCAAAACCTAAATTCGCCATTTGGGTTGATATGAGCAAATTATTTGTGAGAACTTTTTGTTCCATAAGTTCTCTACCCCAGAGAAAAAGGATATGATCCCCATCCAATACATTGCCTAAAGAATCTACCCCAATTACTCTATCGGCATCCCCATCGAAGCTAAATCCCATATCTGCTGGATTCTCTCTTAGTGCTTTTTTTAATGGTTCGAGGTTAGTAGAACCACAATTCTTATTAATTTTTAACCCATTTTTAGAGTTATTGATAACTCTTACATCAGCGCCAAGATTCTGAAAAATGTTTTTTGCGCAGGTTGTCGCTGATCCATAGCATGTGTCTAATATTATTTTCATACCGCTTAAATTTTCCCCCCCCATTGTCTGGATTAGGCTTTCCATATAAATAACCATAAGCTCGGTATTTGTTTTTAAAGATATCTCTTTTTTAGGAACTGATATATTTTGATTTAACTCTTCAATTAATTTCTGAATTTTATTTTCAAAATTTTTGGTAATTTTCTGACCATTATGATTAAAGATTTTGATGCCATTATATTCTGGCGGATTATGACTAGCAGATATCATTATCCCACTACTCAATTTCTTTCGTTTAATTAAAAAAGGGATAGCTGGAGTAGGGCAGATTCCAAGATTTATGAATTTTTTTCCACTTGCTTTTATGCCTGTTGTTATCGCCTGAAGCAGAATATCTCCACTAATCCTAGTATCTCTTCCAATTAATATTGGATTATTATTTGCTAAAGTCAAACCCAGAGCATAGCCAACCTTATATGCTAAAGAATAAGTTATCTCTACATTAAATTTTCCTCTTATTCCATCAGTTCCAAAGATTGATTGCATAATTAGATTTTAGGAACTAAAGATATTTTTCATATTATTTACTACTTACTCTATCAGTTGATTAAAAGGTAAAAGATTAATCTTCTCTTTAATTGTTTAACTTATTTAATATATTCAAAGACAATAATTTTCATAATGCAATCTGAGAGTAGTCAACCACTTTTAAATAAAAACTTAAAAGCAATACTTGTTTTGATAATCGCTGTTGTAATTATTTCTTTGATTTTGTTTAGAAATCTCTTTTTTTATTCAACTTACCTGCTTAAGAGTTTTGGCGAATTATCTGTTGATCCTGAAATAGCTTTTAAAAACAATAAACCTACTTTTCTTGAATTTTATGCTGAGTGGTGTGAAGTTTGTAAAGAAATGGCTCCAAAAGTATCTACTTTAAAAGAGCAATACGAAAAAGATATTAATTTTGTTTTTTTAAATGTTGATAATCAAAAATGGGATAACTATATCCGAAAATTTGACGTCAATGGGATTCCTCAAGTTAATCTTTTTGATAGGAAAGGTAATTTACAATCTACCTTAATTGGTAAACAAGAAGAATTAAAAATAAGAGAATCTATTGCTCATCTGGAAAGTGCAGATGAATCTCAAGCAGAAATTATTAATTCTGAATTCTCAGTAATCAAGGAAAATAAAAATAATGAGGTTAACCCTCGAAGTCATTCATAATTTTTACCAATTTAGAGATTCTGATACAATCGGAAAACTTTGTTTGAAAATAGACTTACAATTTTGTGCAATAGACTTGTGTTCTGCTTGGGTACCATGAGCTGATCTTAAATGTATGTAATGTATCCAAGATCGGCATGAGCCTGACATGTAGATTCTTGTTGGAGTTGCTAATGGCAAAACAAATCTCGCGCATTCTTTGGCTATTCCTTCAGCAAGTAAATCTTCATATAATTCTGAAGCAGCTTTAAAATGTGAAGTAATTTTTGCATTGAATCTTTTTTTTAAATCATCAGGAAGATCAGGAATAGAATTTTGCCTATTTTTAAAATCTTGTCTTCTTAACTCTGGTAAAGGAATATCACCTAATTGAGAACTATCAGCATATCTCTGTGAAAATTCCTGAAAAGTAAATGATCTATGTCTTAAAATTTGCGCTGCAATTCCTCTGTTGGTTTCTATTTGTAAGGTCATAAATGACTGTTCAAATACACTCCAATGTTCATTTTTAATGCAATAACTCAATAATTTTGAATAATCTTCATTTTTCTGATTGTTTGGATTACTTACTCTTGCAATATAAGCCATTGTTTTTTCTGCATTAGGCGTTAACGAAATCAGTTCAACTTTACTCATTTTAGATCTTTGCTAGAGTTACCTTTTCTGGTTGATTTTGATATTTACCTCTTCTATCTTCATAAGTTGTAGAGCAAGGGTCACCCTCAAA
This window of the Prochlorococcus sp. MIT 1314 genome carries:
- the gatC gene encoding Asp-tRNA(Asn)/Glu-tRNA(Gln) amidotransferase subunit GatC, which codes for MKKITKEEVKKVAHLARLELNEHEINNHAEQLEKILEYIKQLEKIDTDNVPCTTRAIEVTNVFRKDENKNSNCIEELLELGPSREDKYYKVPKIIND
- a CDS encoding fatty acid desaturase gives rise to the protein MKNYVDPPSFWNPTLGLFFGGYFLAFLSIWQWYRGVWPLPLLVATAFLSLHIEGTVIHDACHKAAHPVPWINQAMGHGSAILLGFSFPVFTRVHLQHHIHVNHPKNDPDHIVSTFGPIWLIAPRFFYHEVFFFQRKLWRKYELLQWGIERSIFITIILAGIKFDFMNIIYNLWFGPALMVGVTLGIFFDYLPHRPFRSRNKWLNSRVYPSKFMNLLIMGQNYHLIHHLWPSIPWFEYKIAYEKTKPLLDMKGSPQRVGIFESKKDIFNFIYDLLIGVRSHSKRRGKIRKIINLYPGYKLKKILLKIVNKTFIGSN
- the ileS gene encoding isoleucine--tRNA ligase; the encoded protein is MKSQNNKEQKSDFSYKETLNLIKTDFSMRANSVVREPEIQNFWAKNNIDFELGLNNSGETFTLHDGPPYANGALHMGHALNKVLKDIINKYKTLKGFKVHYVPGWDCHGLPIELKVLQNLKSDERKNLDTLNLRKKATNYAYVQINSQMEGFKRWGIWGDWNNPYLTLKKSYESAQIGVFGKMFLNGYIYRGLKPVHWSPSSRTALAEAELEYPEEHYSKSIYVSFKITRLSEEILLKFCQENPNIKKDLFLSNSFITIWTTTPWTIPANEAVAINPKINYVFAIDEEKRIYLFAKELYSEISKKFNKDFKTLLEVKGSILENIEYQHPTQKKNCRIVIGGDYITTESGTGIVHTAPGHGLDDFSVGQKYDLPITCVVDEKGDLNEYSGKFKGSNVLKDSNDLIIEYLKEQNLLLLQENYKHRYPYDWRTKKPTIFRATEQWFASVDGFRSSALKAIEDVEWMPATGKKRIYSMVVGRGDWCISRQRSWGVPIPVFYKKNGNEILLNSEIINHIQKLFSEHGADIWWDWEVKNLLPENYLKEADLWEKGKDTMDVWFDSGSSWAAVCEQRSELKYPADLYLEGSDQHRGWFQSSLLTSVAVNNKPPYKKVLTHGFALDENGRKMSKSLGNVVDPNIIINGGNNKKTEPAYGADVLRLWVSSVDYSVDVPIGSNILKQLSDVYRKVRNTARYLLGNIHDYDPNLDSFEIDQLPLLDQWMLGRLVEVTDQISNAYENYEFSKFFQILQSFCVVDLSNFYLDIAKDRLYVSAKSQFRRRSCQFVMSLVVENLAVLISPVLCHMAEDIWQNIPYSTNEKSVFQRGWPIFSQSWKNESLNKHIANLRNLRVEINKAIEGCRNKQIIGAALETEVNYLPEDKVVKDSLTWLKKFGNEDVDLFRDWLIVSNFRVVSNLDDNSLIIDNNELGKIQILKAHGQKCDRCWHYQKETFGGIQNTKLCKRCSNIINLEFT
- a CDS encoding DUF3177 family protein, with protein sequence MNVFNQLSIWLSFQLSIIFLIGIPITLFFWSIKKRNQAVNKLLSIYWKISILFFISLLLLIGKYNYSLVIINISTLLMTISVWFWNDINDELKEYDFSYSLITTTKVWRWSLTFISLNFLIQSLQNFSCFSFINSASCDTWLQPSSNFYIIIKSLFNFFFGANFTQPIAKFIGLFSLLIYILGLIQWAIIKLPKNGRNACFSENIRN
- the trmB gene encoding tRNA (guanosine(46)-N7)-methyltransferase TrmB; this translates as MRQHVNPLSRNFDEIERIPPLIEMFEDSKLDLHLDIGCAAGDFLFDLALVNTNWNYLGIEIRERLVKNAKLKVLERDMKNLYFIFGNANNIINDSQFEFIIKNVKSISFNFPDPWFKKRHYKRRLIQPDFISILSSSLQKGSLIFIKTDVKDLFDYMDFTISSNLNFKKIDKKDFIYSEGFNPDKVHTNREKYVIVNQLNIFERIYMKI
- the glmM gene encoding phosphoglucosamine mutase; the protein is MQSIFGTDGIRGKFNVEITYSLAYKVGYALGLTLANNNPILIGRDTRISGDILLQAITTGIKASGKKFINLGICPTPAIPFLIKRKKLSSGIMISASHNPPEYNGIKIFNHNGQKITKNFENKIQKLIEELNQNISVPKKEISLKTNTELMVIYMESLIQTMGGENLSGMKIILDTCYGSATTCAKNIFQNLGADVRVINNSKNGLKINKNCGSTNLEPLKKALRENPADMGFSFDGDADRVIGVDSLGNVLDGDHILFLWGRELMEQKVLTNNLLISTQMANLGFEEAWNKIGGILYRTDVGDKYVHDAIKTKSAVLGGEQSGHILSKINNFSGDGILTALQISKYCKKKNITLNDWLKSSFEPFPQKLTNINLDFNINKINPKTKSLINQTISKFQEIYSANCRVYIRPSGTEPLMRVLVEAKNLQKVHALSNEITSKLILEINKIVN
- a CDS encoding thioredoxin domain-containing protein, with protein sequence MQSESSQPLLNKNLKAILVLIIAVVIISLILFRNLFFYSTYLLKSFGELSVDPEIAFKNNKPTFLEFYAEWCEVCKEMAPKVSTLKEQYEKDINFVFLNVDNQKWDNYIRKFDVNGIPQVNLFDRKGNLQSTLIGKQEELKIRESIAHLESADESQAEIINSEFSVIKENKNNEVNPRSHS
- the thyX gene encoding FAD-dependent thymidylate synthase, whose protein sequence is MSKVELISLTPNAEKTMAYIARVSNPNNQKNEDYSKLLSYCIKNEHWSVFEQSFMTLQIETNRGIAAQILRHRSFTFQEFSQRYADSSQLGDIPLPELRRQDFKNRQNSIPDLPDDLKKRFNAKITSHFKAASELYEDLLAEGIAKECARFVLPLATPTRIYMSGSCRSWIHYIHLRSAHGTQAEHKSIAQNCKSIFKQSFPIVSESLNW